The following coding sequences are from one Streptomyces venezuelae window:
- the lepA gene encoding translation elongation factor 4 — protein MPATPKNVPEPSRTDPALIRNFCIIAHIDHGKSTLADRMLQLTGVVEQRQMRAQYLDRMDIERERGITIKSQAVRLPWAPTEGPSEGSTHILNMIDTPGHVDFTYEVSRSLAACEGTILLVDAAQGIEAQTLANLYLAMENDLKIIPVLNKIDLPAAQPEKFSEELANLIGCEPEDVLKVSAKTGMGVEALLDKVVAEIPPPVGVADAPARAMIFDSVYDSYRGVVTYVRVVDGQLNKRERIRMMSTGATHELLEIGVSSPEMTPADGIGVGEVGYIITGVKDVRQSKVGDTITSLSKGATEPLGGYKDPKPMVFSGLYPLDGSEYPDLREALDKLQLNDAALVYEPETSAALGFGFRVGFLGLLHLDVIRERLEREFGLDLIATAPNVVYRVIMEDGTEHTVTNPSEFPEGKIDQVFEPVVRATILAPSEFIGSIMELCQNRRGVMLGMDYLSEDRVEIRYTLPLAEIVFDFFDQLKSKTRGYASLDYEPTGEQSAQLVKVDILLHGDKVDAFSAVTHKDQAYAYGVRLVAKLRELIPRQAFEVPVQAAIGSRVIARETIRAIRKDVLAKCYGGDISRKRKLLEKQKEGKKRMKMVGSVEVPQEAFIAVLSSDDSGPGKAKK, from the coding sequence GTGCCCGCGACCCCTAAGAATGTGCCCGAGCCGAGCCGTACCGACCCGGCGCTGATCCGCAATTTCTGCATCATCGCGCACATCGACCACGGCAAGTCCACGCTCGCCGACCGCATGCTCCAGCTCACCGGAGTGGTGGAGCAGCGGCAGATGCGTGCTCAGTACCTCGACCGCATGGACATCGAGCGCGAGCGCGGCATCACGATCAAGTCCCAGGCGGTGCGTCTGCCCTGGGCCCCGACAGAGGGCCCGAGCGAGGGCAGTACGCACATCCTCAACATGATCGACACCCCGGGCCACGTGGACTTCACCTATGAAGTCTCGCGTTCGCTCGCGGCCTGCGAGGGCACGATCCTCCTGGTCGACGCGGCCCAGGGCATCGAGGCGCAGACTCTCGCCAACCTCTACCTGGCGATGGAGAACGACCTCAAGATCATCCCCGTACTGAACAAGATCGACCTGCCCGCCGCGCAGCCCGAGAAGTTCTCCGAGGAGCTCGCCAACCTCATCGGCTGCGAGCCCGAGGACGTCCTGAAGGTCTCCGCCAAGACCGGCATGGGCGTCGAGGCGCTGCTCGACAAGGTCGTCGCCGAGATCCCGCCCCCGGTCGGCGTCGCGGACGCCCCGGCGCGCGCGATGATCTTCGACTCGGTCTACGACTCCTACCGCGGCGTCGTGACGTACGTCCGCGTGGTCGACGGCCAGCTCAACAAGCGCGAGCGGATCCGGATGATGTCCACCGGGGCCACGCACGAGCTCCTCGAGATCGGTGTCTCGTCCCCCGAGATGACCCCGGCCGACGGCATCGGCGTCGGCGAGGTGGGCTACATCATCACCGGCGTGAAGGACGTCCGTCAGTCCAAGGTCGGTGACACGATCACCTCCCTGAGCAAGGGCGCCACCGAGCCGCTCGGTGGTTACAAGGACCCGAAGCCGATGGTGTTCTCGGGCCTGTACCCGCTGGACGGCTCGGAGTACCCGGACCTGCGCGAGGCTCTCGACAAGCTGCAGCTCAACGACGCCGCGCTCGTCTACGAGCCGGAGACCTCGGCCGCTCTCGGCTTCGGTTTCCGCGTCGGCTTCCTCGGGCTCCTGCACCTCGACGTGATCCGCGAGCGCCTGGAACGCGAGTTCGGGCTCGACCTGATCGCCACCGCCCCCAACGTGGTCTACCGCGTGATCATGGAGGACGGCACCGAGCACACGGTCACCAACCCGAGTGAATTCCCCGAGGGCAAGATCGACCAGGTCTTCGAGCCGGTCGTGCGTGCCACGATCCTCGCGCCCAGCGAGTTCATCGGCTCGATCATGGAGCTGTGCCAGAACCGGCGCGGCGTCATGCTCGGCATGGACTACCTCTCCGAGGACCGCGTCGAGATCCGCTACACGCTGCCGCTGGCCGAGATCGTCTTCGACTTCTTCGACCAGCTGAAGTCCAAGACGCGCGGTTACGCGTCCCTGGACTACGAGCCCACGGGCGAGCAGTCCGCCCAGCTCGTCAAGGTCGACATCCTGCTCCACGGTGACAAGGTCGACGCGTTCTCGGCGGTCACGCACAAGGACCAGGCGTACGCGTACGGCGTGCGGCTCGTCGCCAAGCTGCGCGAGCTCATCCCGCGGCAGGCCTTCGAGGTGCCCGTCCAGGCGGCGATCGGGTCCCGGGTCATCGCCCGCGAGACCATCCGCGCCATCCGCAAGGACGTCCTCGCCAAGTGCTACGGCGGTGACATCTCCCGTAAGCGCAAGCTGCTCGAGAAGCAGAAGGAGGGCAAGAAGCGCATGAAGATGGTCGGCTCCGTCGAGGTGCCGCAGGAAGCCTTCATCGCCGTCCTCTCCAGCGACGACAGCGGCCCCGGCAAGGCCAAGAAGTAA
- the rpsT gene encoding 30S ribosomal protein S20, translated as MANIKSQIKRIKTNEKARQRNKAVKSSLKTAIRKAREAVAAGDTQKAAELTREATRQLDKAVSKGVIHKNQAANKKSALASKAASL; from the coding sequence GTGGCGAACATCAAGTCCCAGATCAAGCGGATCAAGACCAACGAGAAGGCGCGTCAGCGCAACAAGGCGGTCAAGTCTTCGCTGAAGACCGCGATCCGCAAGGCCCGCGAGGCCGTTGCCGCCGGTGACACCCAGAAGGCCGCCGAGCTCACGCGTGAGGCCACGCGTCAGCTGGACAAGGCCGTCTCCAAGGGCGTCATCCACAAGAACCAGGCCGCCAACAAGAAGTCGGCGCTTGCTTCGAAGGCCGCGTCCCTCTAA
- the holA gene encoding DNA polymerase III subunit delta codes for MARKTAHDDPLAPLTLAVGQEDLLLDRAVQQVVAAARAADADTDVRDLTPDQLQPGTLAELTSPSLFAERKVVVVRNAQDLSADTVKDVKAYLGSPVEEITLVLLHAGGAKGKGLLDAARKAGAREVACPKMTKPADRLSFVRAEFRATGRSATPEACQALVDAIGSDLRELASAVSQLAADVEGTIDEEVVGRYYTGRAEASSFTVADRAVEGRAAEALEALRWSLATGVAPVMITSALAQGVRAIGKLSSARGGRPADLARELGMPPWKIDRVRQQMRGWTPDGVAAALTAIAAADAGVKGGGDDPEYALEKAVVAIARAARSRRA; via the coding sequence ATGGCCAGGAAGACAGCACACGACGATCCGCTCGCTCCGCTCACGCTCGCCGTGGGGCAGGAGGACCTCCTCCTCGACCGCGCCGTGCAGCAGGTGGTCGCCGCCGCCCGCGCCGCCGACGCGGACACGGACGTGCGCGACCTCACCCCCGACCAGCTGCAGCCCGGCACGCTCGCCGAGCTGACGAGCCCGTCGCTCTTCGCCGAGCGCAAGGTCGTCGTCGTGCGGAACGCGCAGGATCTGTCGGCCGACACGGTCAAGGACGTGAAGGCGTATCTGGGGTCGCCGGTCGAGGAGATCACCCTCGTCCTGCTGCACGCGGGCGGCGCCAAGGGCAAGGGGCTGCTCGACGCCGCGCGCAAGGCGGGCGCGCGCGAGGTCGCGTGCCCCAAGATGACCAAGCCCGCGGACCGGCTGTCGTTCGTGCGCGCGGAGTTCCGTGCGACGGGCCGCTCGGCGACCCCGGAGGCCTGCCAGGCGCTCGTCGACGCGATCGGCAGCGACCTGCGCGAGCTCGCTTCCGCGGTGTCCCAGCTGGCGGCGGACGTCGAGGGCACGATCGACGAAGAGGTCGTGGGACGGTACTACACGGGCCGCGCGGAGGCCTCCAGCTTCACGGTGGCCGACCGGGCCGTGGAAGGCCGGGCGGCCGAGGCGCTCGAAGCGTTGCGCTGGTCCCTGGCGACCGGCGTCGCCCCCGTCATGATCACCAGCGCTCTCGCACAGGGCGTCCGCGCGATCGGCAAGCTCTCCTCCGCGCGCGGGGGGCGCCCCGCCGATCTCGCCCGCGAGCTGGGCATGCCGCCGTGGAAGATCGACCGCGTGCGCCAGCAGATGCGGGGCTGGACCCCGGACGGGGTGGCCGCGGCGCTCACGGCGATCGCCGCGGCCGACGCGGGCGTCAAGGGGGGCGGTGACGACCCCGAGTACGCGCTGGAGAAGGCCGTCGTCGCGATCGCCCGTGCGGCGCGTTCACGTCGCGCCTAG
- a CDS encoding YceI family protein, which yields MFGRWLGNRTNRTGRVGALSALTVPSSAGVLSCRVLDPVSEPVRNAEFVVSDAMGRKVVGGGTDPFGSFVTAVPAGDYRLAVSAEGFTPYRASATVAEDAHASLGDVTLQVAAPPTLPEPGDWEVDPLHSSVCFTARHIGLARIRGRFNSFAGAIRIGERMEDSAMHVVIDAASIDTAVQMRDDHLRSGDFLDVGRFPTMEFYSDRFVHKGGSRWAISGGLTLHGVTRTVTLDTEYLGVGKGLEGETRVACRATTELHRDDFTITWQTMLARGIAAVGHSITIDLDIQVIPKSGPQGG from the coding sequence GTGTTCGGCCGCTGGCTGGGAAACCGTACGAATCGGACCGGACGGGTGGGGGCCTTGTCGGCGCTCACGGTCCCGTCGAGTGCGGGGGTGCTCAGCTGCCGGGTGCTCGACCCGGTGAGCGAGCCCGTGCGGAACGCGGAGTTCGTCGTCAGTGATGCCATGGGGCGCAAGGTCGTCGGTGGGGGCACCGACCCCTTCGGGTCGTTCGTCACCGCTGTTCCGGCGGGGGACTACCGTCTCGCGGTCTCGGCGGAGGGGTTCACTCCGTATCGGGCGAGCGCCACGGTGGCGGAGGACGCGCACGCCTCGCTCGGCGACGTCACGCTCCAGGTCGCCGCGCCCCCGACGCTCCCCGAGCCCGGCGACTGGGAGGTCGACCCGCTGCACTCGTCGGTCTGCTTCACCGCGCGGCACATCGGTCTGGCCCGGATCCGTGGCCGGTTCAACAGCTTCGCGGGTGCGATCCGGATCGGGGAGCGGATGGAGGACTCCGCGATGCACGTCGTGATCGACGCCGCGTCCATCGACACGGCGGTCCAGATGCGCGACGACCACCTGCGCTCCGGTGACTTCCTCGACGTGGGGCGGTTCCCGACGATGGAGTTCTACAGCGACCGCTTCGTCCACAAGGGCGGCAGCCGCTGGGCGATATCCGGCGGCCTGACGCTGCACGGTGTGACGCGGACGGTCACGCTCGACACGGAGTACCTCGGGGTCGGCAAGGGCCTTGAGGGCGAGACCCGCGTCGCCTGCCGCGCCACCACCGAACTGCACCGGGACGACTTCACGATCACCTGGCAGACGATGCTGGCCCGTGGGATCGCCGCCGTCGGGCACAGCATCACCATCGACCTCGACATCCAGGTCATACCGAAGAGCGGTCCGCAGGGCGGCTGA
- a CDS encoding ComEC/Rec2 family competence protein — protein MTRPAVHLASGHRLGASHPRQEGPADLRLVPPALAAWGSAALMLDAPPRWAITTVAVGVLAAGVLLVTWTARGAGGGGPARTGPGGPRRWGRFTAAAALLCAAGAAASAALHGADLRRGPVPALAGEYAHVEAELRVTSDPRRTRPRVAGAHAMPPAVLLDAEVLQVLQADGTSTGTRTPVLVVVRREADGPASAAPAASDQDVAHLTTPTPSWTALLPSTRVRVKGRLAPPMSDGGRAAAVLRVDGERAPRIVGAPSGAQQVAGKLRGGLREATDGLPADARALLPGLVVGDTSRVPAELDQAFRATDLTHLLAVSGANLTIVLVLLIGPPGLAQRAERRGLAPRLGIPLRTTAALGGVLTIGFVIVCRPDPSVLRAAACGLIALLAIVTGRRRSLVPALATAVLVLVLYDPWLARSPGFLLSVLATGALLTLAPRWGAALRGRGVPARLADALAAAAAAQAVCAPVVAVLAARVSLVAVPCNLLAEFAVAPATVLGFAALAVAPVAMPVAKALAWGASWPTEWIAGIARTGAALPGNGVDWPGGWRGGLVLAVVTVVLVLLGRRIVRHPWVVAACAALFFLVVVQPPPVTRVITGWPPPGWRLVMCDVGQGDATVLAAGDGAGVVVDAGPDPLSADRCLRSLGITRVPLVLLTHFHADHVAGLPGVLRGREVGEIQTTGFREPPEQADFVRRQAAVARVPVVSAVAGERRRAGPLDWQVLWPPAGPVPRPEGPNDASVTLLVRTGGLTMLLLGDLEPPAQRALLRSPAAASLGSVDVLKVAHHGSAHQDPGLLRRAAPRLALISCGADNSYGHPSPLTLAALRAGGAQVLRTDTDGAVAVMGEGTEPRAGTGSRAGVGSRGAPRLEVVTRPP, from the coding sequence ATGACGCGCCCGGCGGTTCACCTCGCGTCGGGCCACCGCCTCGGCGCCTCGCATCCCCGGCAGGAGGGCCCGGCGGACCTGCGGCTCGTGCCGCCCGCGCTGGCGGCGTGGGGTTCTGCGGCCCTGATGCTGGACGCCCCACCGCGCTGGGCGATCACCACGGTGGCGGTCGGCGTACTGGCGGCCGGAGTCCTGTTGGTGACATGGACGGCTCGGGGTGCCGGAGGTGGCGGACCCGCTCGGACAGGGCCCGGCGGACCGAGACGGTGGGGCCGCTTCACAGCCGCCGCGGCTCTGCTGTGCGCCGCTGGGGCGGCGGCCTCGGCGGCGCTGCACGGGGCGGACCTGAGGCGCGGGCCGGTACCGGCGTTGGCAGGCGAATACGCTCACGTGGAAGCGGAGTTGAGGGTCACGTCCGATCCTCGGCGCACCCGTCCCCGCGTGGCCGGCGCACACGCCATGCCGCCGGCCGTGCTTCTGGACGCGGAAGTCCTTCAAGTCCTACAGGCGGACGGCACATCGACCGGGACCCGCACCCCGGTCTTGGTGGTGGTGCGAAGGGAGGCCGACGGGCCTGCCTCCGCCGCGCCCGCCGCCTCCGACCAGGATGTGGCCCACCTCACTACCCCCACTCCCTCCTGGACCGCCCTTCTGCCGTCGACGCGCGTACGGGTGAAGGGGCGGTTGGCGCCGCCGATGTCGGACGGGGGCCGGGCCGCCGCTGTGCTGCGGGTGGACGGGGAGCGGGCGCCCCGGATCGTGGGGGCGCCTTCCGGGGCGCAGCAGGTGGCCGGAAAGCTGAGGGGCGGATTGCGGGAGGCAACGGACGGCCTGCCGGCCGATGCCCGTGCGTTGCTCCCCGGGCTCGTCGTCGGGGACACCTCACGGGTGCCGGCCGAGCTGGACCAGGCGTTCCGGGCGACCGATCTCACGCATCTGCTCGCTGTGAGCGGGGCGAACCTGACGATCGTCCTCGTCCTGCTCATCGGGCCGCCGGGTCTCGCCCAGCGGGCCGAGCGGCGCGGTCTCGCGCCGAGGCTGGGCATCCCGTTGCGCACGACCGCGGCGCTCGGCGGGGTGCTGACCATCGGGTTCGTCATTGTCTGCCGACCGGACCCGAGCGTGTTGCGGGCCGCGGCCTGCGGGCTGATCGCGTTGCTCGCCATCGTCACGGGACGGCGCCGGTCGCTCGTTCCGGCGCTGGCGACGGCGGTGCTGGTGCTGGTCCTGTACGACCCGTGGCTGGCCCGGAGCCCCGGATTCCTGCTCTCTGTCCTGGCCACCGGTGCCCTGCTCACCCTCGCGCCGCGCTGGGGCGCGGCGTTGCGCGGCAGAGGGGTGCCGGCGAGGTTGGCCGACGCGCTGGCCGCCGCGGCCGCGGCTCAGGCGGTCTGCGCACCCGTCGTCGCCGTCCTCGCGGCGCGGGTGAGTCTGGTCGCGGTGCCGTGCAATCTCCTCGCCGAGTTCGCCGTCGCGCCTGCCACGGTGCTCGGGTTCGCGGCGCTGGCGGTGGCGCCGGTCGCGATGCCCGTTGCGAAGGCGCTCGCGTGGGGCGCGAGTTGGCCGACGGAGTGGATCGCGGGTATCGCTCGCACGGGGGCGGCGCTGCCGGGGAACGGTGTCGACTGGCCGGGCGGCTGGCGCGGGGGGCTCGTGCTCGCGGTGGTCACCGTGGTCCTCGTCCTGCTGGGGCGCCGGATCGTGCGGCATCCCTGGGTGGTCGCGGCCTGTGCCGCCCTGTTCTTCCTGGTGGTCGTCCAGCCCCCGCCCGTCACGCGGGTGATCACGGGGTGGCCGCCGCCGGGGTGGCGGCTTGTGATGTGCGACGTCGGGCAGGGGGACGCGACGGTGCTCGCGGCGGGGGACGGCGCGGGGGTGGTGGTCGACGCGGGGCCCGACCCGCTGTCGGCGGACCGGTGCCTGCGCTCGCTCGGGATCACACGGGTGCCGCTCGTCCTGCTCACGCACTTCCACGCGGACCATGTGGCGGGGCTGCCCGGGGTGCTGCGGGGACGCGAGGTGGGGGAGATCCAGACGACGGGGTTCCGGGAGCCGCCGGAGCAGGCCGACTTCGTGCGGAGGCAGGCGGCAGTCGCGCGGGTTCCGGTGGTGTCGGCCGTGGCGGGGGAGCGGCGCAGGGCCGGGCCTCTGGACTGGCAGGTGCTGTGGCCTCCGGCGGGGCCGGTGCCGAGACCCGAGGGGCCGAACGACGCGAGCGTGACGCTGCTCGTGCGGACGGGTGGGCTGACGATGCTGCTTCTCGGCGACTTGGAACCGCCCGCGCAGAGGGCGTTGTTGCGGAGCCCGGCCGCGGCGTCGCTCGGCTCCGTGGACGTGCTGAAAGTCGCTCACCACGGCTCGGCCCACCAGGACCCGGGCCTGCTGCGCAGGGCGGCGCCGAGGCTGGCACTGATCTCGTGCGGTGCGGACAACTCGTACGGCCATCCGTCGCCCCTCACCCTGGCGGCGCTGCGGGCCGGGGGAGCGCAGGTGCTGCGCACGGACACGGATGGGGCGGTCGCGGTGATGGGGGAGGGGACGGAGCCCCGGGCGGGGACGGGGTCCCGGGCGGGGGTGGGGTCCCGGGGTGCGCCCAGGCTCGAAGTGGTCACGCGCCCGCCGTGA
- a CDS encoding ComEA family DNA-binding protein yields the protein MTTRSVSRTVSATSGPGRGPGSDGRAADGRAAGGRALDGRAGTRHARGRARRRRASGDAVRRRAESLFAEPQPPPWPAVPLPSPSPQHPPSPSPSPRLEVAGPDAALVGGSWGTKEEAPVEVAASCEVVASCEGEGAQAGTSRKERLGLAVRERLPMWVQARCGLERRAVVALVLVLGVAAVFAAQHFWTGRAQPVRPPDVVREAGADAERGAQPAPSPGPAVQAGRTSAGAGAAAGDAGAAGVIVVDVSGKVRKPGVHRLPAGSRVADALRAAGGVSPGTKTGDLNRARFLVDGEQVVVGGTSGVGAGSAGPGSGGSGTTGPGAAGPGAAGSGAAGTGAAGPIGLNTATAEQLDELPGVGPVLAQHILDYRAQHGGFRSVEELREVNGIGDRRFADLQGLVRP from the coding sequence ATGACGACTCGATCAGTTTCCCGGACAGTTTCCGCGACGAGCGGGCCTGGGCGTGGCCCGGGGTCCGACGGGCGTGCGGCGGACGGGCGCGCGGCGGGCGGGCGTGCACTTGATGGCCGCGCCGGTACGCGGCACGCTCGCGGGCGGGCCCGGCGCCGACGTGCGTCGGGCGATGCGGTCAGGCGGCGGGCGGAGAGCCTGTTCGCGGAACCACAGCCACCGCCTTGGCCTGCGGTGCCTCTGCCCTCGCCCTCCCCGCAGCACCCGCCCTCGCCCTCACCCTCGCCGAGGCTGGAGGTGGCGGGTCCGGATGCGGCGCTGGTGGGCGGGAGCTGGGGCACGAAGGAAGAGGCGCCGGTAGAAGTAGCGGCCTCGTGTGAAGTAGTGGCCTCGTGTGAGGGGGAGGGCGCGCAGGCGGGGACCTCGCGGAAGGAGCGGCTGGGGCTTGCCGTGCGGGAGCGGCTGCCGATGTGGGTGCAGGCGAGGTGCGGGCTCGAACGACGAGCCGTGGTGGCGCTCGTCCTGGTCCTCGGGGTCGCCGCGGTCTTCGCCGCCCAGCATTTCTGGACGGGACGGGCCCAGCCGGTACGGCCACCGGACGTGGTCCGTGAGGCGGGGGCTGACGCCGAGCGGGGCGCGCAGCCCGCTCCGTCGCCGGGACCTGCGGTGCAGGCGGGGAGGACGTCGGCGGGTGCGGGGGCGGCTGCGGGAGACGCCGGTGCCGCGGGCGTGATCGTGGTGGACGTCAGCGGGAAGGTCCGCAAGCCGGGCGTTCATCGGCTGCCCGCCGGATCCCGGGTGGCGGACGCGCTGCGGGCCGCCGGCGGGGTCAGTCCGGGCACGAAGACGGGCGACCTCAATCGGGCGCGGTTCCTGGTGGACGGTGAGCAGGTGGTGGTGGGCGGGACGAGTGGCGTGGGGGCCGGGTCGGCTGGACCGGGTTCCGGCGGGTCGGGGACGACCGGACCAGGTGCGGCCGGTCCGGGTGCGGCCGGATCGGGTGCCGCCGGGACAGGAGCCGCCGGTCCCATCGGCCTGAACACGGCGACCGCGGAGCAGCTCGACGAACTCCCCGGAGTAGGCCCCGTATTGGCGCAGCACATCCTCGACTACCGCGCTCAGCACGGCGGTTTCCGCTCGGTCGAGGAGCTCCGCGAGGTCAACGGCATCGGTGACCGGCGCTTCGCCGATCTCCAGGGTCTCGTACGGCCATGA
- a CDS encoding DegV family protein yields the protein MSRHVAIVTDSTAYLPQETMERHNITAVPLTVVLGDQALEEGTEISARSLALALQKRKSVTTSRPSPQVFADTYRRIAETGATDIVSLHLSAEFSGTYDAAVLAAKESPVPVRVVDTGMVAMALGFCALAAAQAAEAGDSAEEAVAAAEKRAAGTSAFFYVDTLDYLRRGGRIGAAQALFGSALAVKPLLKLDGGRIDMLEKVRTASKAIARLEEIVVERAGSGRVDVAVHHLAAPDRASTLAERLREQVPDLGELHVSEVGAVIGAHTGPGLLGAVVSPR from the coding sequence ATGTCCCGCCATGTCGCGATCGTCACGGATTCAACGGCCTACCTGCCGCAGGAGACGATGGAGCGGCACAACATCACCGCGGTGCCGCTGACCGTGGTCCTGGGGGACCAGGCGCTGGAGGAGGGCACCGAGATCTCGGCCCGCTCCCTCGCCCTGGCCCTGCAGAAACGCAAGTCGGTGACCACGTCCCGGCCCAGCCCTCAAGTCTTCGCGGACACTTACCGCAGGATCGCCGAGACGGGCGCGACCGACATCGTCTCGCTCCACCTGTCCGCCGAGTTCTCCGGCACGTACGACGCCGCGGTCCTCGCCGCGAAGGAGTCGCCGGTGCCGGTGCGGGTGGTGGACACCGGCATGGTGGCGATGGCGCTCGGCTTCTGCGCCCTCGCGGCGGCCCAGGCCGCGGAGGCCGGCGACTCGGCGGAGGAGGCGGTGGCCGCCGCCGAGAAGCGGGCGGCGGGAACGTCCGCGTTCTTCTACGTCGACACGCTGGACTATCTCCGCAGGGGCGGCCGCATTGGCGCGGCTCAGGCGCTCTTCGGCTCCGCGCTCGCCGTCAAGCCGCTGCTGAAGCTGGACGGCGGCCGCATCGACATGCTGGAGAAGGTACGGACGGCGTCGAAGGCGATCGCCCGTCTCGAGGAGATCGTGGTCGAGCGCGCCGGTTCCGGCCGGGTCGACGTCGCGGTGCACCACCTGGCGGCCCCGGACCGGGCGTCGACGCTTGCCGAGCGGCTCAGGGAGCAGGTGCCGGACCTCGGTGAACTGCACGTGAGCGAGGTCGGAGCGGTGATCGGGGCGCACACGGGGCCGGGACTGCTGGGGGCTGTGGTCTCGCCTCGTTGA